In Telopea speciosissima isolate NSW1024214 ecotype Mountain lineage chromosome 10, Tspe_v1, whole genome shotgun sequence, the DNA window CTaatggagtggactaagttgaaataaaatcataaaataggAGGTgtttgtgacattttgaccaagtttggtaaatccgtgacatattgaatacatagagggggtgtccgtgaaatttttccttttttttataattcaaaaTTCCATTCTCTTTCAATTCTGGTATTTAAGGGTCACTGTTGGTATCAAAGGCCAAAAGTTATATTGCAGGGTTTATGCCAAGCAAGTACACAGAATTACACAGAAGTAGAAGAGTGGATTGAGAGAATAATTCAATAAGGCTAATTTAACTAGCAACTGCAGCAGCTAGACCAAGTAATTAAACTATGATATAtccatcatatatatataattgaagTTTTAAACAACAATCAGATGGTGAAGGCCTCACTGCCTACCAACATAAGAAAGAAGATTACTCCAGATAGAGTCTTAAACAATTCTAAATTACAATACAAGTCTCACCAATCTAGCAATCATTTTAAGTTTTCCATTTCCTCCTCGGAAGTAAGGAGTGTCAATGTCTGCATTACATTACATATCTCATAGACTCAAAGAAGTAAACACTGCTTTTGAGTTCTGATCATGTATTGCCTCTCCTCTGGACCGAGAGACAATTTCCAACACCCACACCTAACCATCATACCTGTTTTTCaaatacaaaattaaaagaGAGAATTGAAATCATGAAGCTGTAATATCACTTTTTCTTTAATAAACAGATTTCACAAATTGGTTACAAGGAATAAACTGAGGAACATGATCattgaaaaaatatcaaaacatCGCATGGCAGCAATCAAGTTTCACCTGCATCCATGAGTTCAAGCATCGCACTCTGGTACTTATCCAATTTCACATGCAAAGACAATAACATCAGCAATCGACATAATGGACACAGCACTTTGCTATGTTCCTAGGGGGGGGTTGTTTAGAGAAATAGGTTCCATCTGCAATTTTTGCAAATTTATATGGAACCACAGATGAAAATTTAAAGGCATGCAAAACCTGAGTCAGGATATATCATTTCGATAGAGGTAATTTAGGAATCATTACAACATCCGGTTCATTTGAATACATTTTATCCCTCTGAAGGTGGAGAGAAACCTCGGAACACATAACAATTCATCATCTACATTTAACTGTTCTGAACTGGCCTGCATGTACTGCATAACCCATGCTGTGCCAAATGTTTTCTAAGCAAGAGTCGGTCATATAAcaaccaattcaaaccattcaaaacctttttttcttgATAACTAAAACTCACTCTTCATGTTGTAAACTTGTAGCAATCTGACTCATTTGTCCACATGTATCTGTGCAGAACTGGCCACAGCATGTTCTACATAACCAATGTGGAATGCTGGATACTTTCATATCTGGTCATCCAATCGAAACCACAACAAATTCAAAATCTATATTCTCCTGATAACTAAATTATAAAGCTCAATAATAAGGAAATAGAAGACAACAATGAGAAGCACAGAGGCAAAGATCCGTGTTCCATGCGTTCACTGTAAGCATGGGAAGAGCTTTTCAGGGTGGCCTGCCAAGAAAAGCTTTTCCAGACATCACAAATATCTGCGACATGGCAGCTCGGATTGAGCCAAAGTATTGTGGACTGGTAAACCCCAAGGTCCCGagttcacatgtcaagtttcagaatAAATGGATATGGCCGAGTGACAAAGCACTAGAAAATCCAGGACAATGGAGAGAGTAAACAGACAACCAAGGGGTGCATGGAAAAACAAGAGTGTGTGTATGATTggatttgaatatgaaatttgcTACATGGTCAATCCCCAGATATAAAACAgttgaaatttccaaaatacccttgcaCGTGGCACAAAGGAGGTATGCCATCAAGAGATTTTTCTAGTTGGGCCTTCGGGAGAAACTTTTCCCCGTAAGCATTTACATCTCTTGCTAACTGCTACTAACAAATGTCAGTAACCTTATTAAGTGCTGAAAGGGTAGAGAAAAGAGACGACAAAGTACTAGTAAAGGAATGACAACTATTGCTGTATTCTATCCTTCCAGCTGAATAGTAATAACGTTGATGCTAATGCTTCTCACCCCTTTCTTATTAATAAGTTTTTGAAATGGAATGTTCCTTTGCGTCCATTAGGCAAGTTGATGCATATGAATCTGATCTGACAGATCTGATAGGCCTGCACGTAATGGACCCACTAATGGAATGATCTGATAGTTCAGATTTAAAAGGAAAAGCACCAGATTTCCAGAAATTTAAGGAATCAGATaattcaaacaaaacaaatcgAATAAGAAATAAGGGAGCAAGTAAAGACaacttgcaaagtgaggaaacagCAGAGAAATTTAGTGTGATGCGAGAGAAAGACAATCTCTCTCCAAATTAGGATCTGAAAAagtgagaaaatagaaaaagaataacAACCACCGTAGGAGAGGAGATAAAATAtatgaaagagagggagatctCTAACCGTGGgtatgagagagggagagaaaaagagttGGGTAATGAAAGAATGGAAAACAAGAGAAAGACACAAATTAAGCCACACAAggcaatcatcaacaaaaactAAACCAATCAAATACCATAGATCATGGGGGAGGGTTGGTTACATTGCTTATTAATAAAAAacggaaaagaaaaaaaatctcctaGATTAAATCAACCACTAATATAACTAACATCTATGCTTTCCTAACCAGGACTCCCAGACAGCTAAGGAGTGTTGTAAACCAACTCAAACAATAAAAACTTgagaataaaatataaaatatatccTTCATTTATCACCAACAGGGGACCcactaataaaataataatttttatgtACACCCATAAGACCCCACTTTTTAGGATTTATATTTCCACCCATTACAACAACAAAACCCAAGAACTAAGATCCAACCCAAACTATTACTAAAACTTGGGCCAAATTTTACAAGTTCAATGTCAAATCCACCACCTACCTATTTAGTTGGGGTGAAGAAAGAGTGATGGTCAATGGAGAACTAATTGGAAATGACAAACACCTTGGCAAACTCTACAAAACAAAGAACGAAGATTTGGTGTGGGGCAGAAAGTCAAACAGAAACTCTTGTATCCACAAGGCCCGCAGTTGTGTGAAGAGTTGGGTGATTTATAATGTGCAGCTGAGAAAAGTGGAGCTCCCAGTTGCTGTTTTCTGTTATTTCATGTTCTCTAATTTTTAGACTCAAGGACACGTTGTTAGTCTGCTATGGTCTTTGTCTGGTCCAGTCGTACAATTGGGTCTTGTGTATTTTATTTGAATCACTTTAACCAAATTTTGAGTAAGTTACGTTCAAGTAAAATGTTCAGTTTGTGGTTGGTCTAATTTTTAGACTCAAGGGCACGTagttggtcttcttcttctacatttTTTTGCCTCTTCTACATTTGTTGGATGAgtgacaaaactaggaaggataaagtaaggaatgatcaaagtagagctgatttaggagtagctcagatacatgataagctacgagaaagccGTTTGAGATGGATACTCCAATACGGAGGagtaatttgattcagattgaaggaactaaaagatccaggggcagacctaaaagtTGGAAGTcaatccaatggctggattgTGAAGAACTGAAAATTCCTTGTGTAAGTAGCAAACTTAATATTTCAGCAAACCAGACAGATTCTGAAAATAGGAACAATTGATGTAAGAAAACAATGATCAGCATAAACTAGAGAATCACAAGTTTGAGTCAAATTGGGAAAAGTCAAAACCAGAGTTCGACTCCAATGGAATGACCTCCCTTCCAACTGTTTTGTATTGATGTAGTCTGATCAAAAATTTGATGGTTGGATCATAGCAGTAATAAAAGACTCTTTGACTGAATAGGATTACAAGAAACCAATCAAGATTAGGAATTTGAGGAAGGTATCACCTTCAGATTTTAAAATATGGATGTCCAGCACTCAAGCTTTTCTAGATCTAAAAGATTGTAAAAGAAAATAGTAATATAGCATGCTCAGAGAAAGGAGAATTTGATCTGATATACAGGGAAGTATAGCAGAAAAAATAGGAGGATAATGATAACTAGACACCTTATTGCCTTAAGGCTTGATTGGATTCACCACCAATCTGGTTTTCTTGATTCGTCACAAGGAAGAAGGCTGATTCACTGCAACAGCAAGACAACAAGGTTGACTGCAAAAATTGTTGGCAGTAGTACTGCCCTTGAGCTTTTTAAAGATGGAGAAATACAAATCATAGACCAAAAAAGAAACCATATTGGACCAGAAAATAGCCCATATATGGAGGGGTATTCCTGATCACAATCCAAATCTCTAAAGctaaagagaatttttttttttttaaaaaaaaggataaaacttAATCTGATTGGTTAGCCAAAGGATAAGGTAAAATAAACCTAATTGGCCAATCCTATGGTTAACTCAATGGATCACCAAAACTGGTTCAATAACTAAAACAATTGAACCggaattaaaagaaataaaagaattatCAACCCAAAACAAACCAGGCCAAAATAAGCCTAGGAATCAATCCAGCAAGGGCCACATTAAGCCTACTGGTTCTTCTTAGCCCTTCTCCTCGACTATGTCTTCAGTTCTGCATCAAGAAGAGCTTCAAAAGATCCTTCTAATTCAGAGAACAGGCAAACTTCTAAGGGAACAACACTagaatattttaataatattttaagaaCTATTTTAACAATATGTTGAACCCACTCAAATGAACTCTCAAAAGACACCAAGTTACATCACAAGTTGCTTCTTGCTAGCCTCACTACTGCTTGCAGTAGATGGAAGTCACTACACCATGACAGCAATAGAAACTTTCAATCTATCAATTCACTGAAACATGGATAAAACACAATTATACACAGAGATGCCTATTTCCTCTTTGTCATGATTTTCAGGGTTTAGAAATTTATAGGACTGTCGTATGACTGGCTATTATGTATGGtgtagaatgttgggcagtaaagaagcatcatatagataaactaagtgtagtaAAAGtgaggatgctgagatggatgtatgtcaaaactaggaaggataaagtaaggaatgaccatattcgAGCagagttgggagtagctccaatccATTATAAGCTACAAGAGAGtagtttgaggtggcatggtcgcGTTAAACGGAGGCATTGGGATGCTCAAGTatagaggagtgatttgattcagattgaaggaactaaaagagccagggacaGGCTTAAaataaccttaggagaagtggtgaggaacgACATGCATAATTTAGGCCTCATATCATGTATaacttcaaatagagctgattggagagcaaggatccacgtagctgaccccatttagttgggataaggctatgttgttgttgttgaaagtACAAGGCTCAAGTTCATTACAAAAAGGTTCCCGCACAGTTCTCCATTTGTATTGGTCCAGCAACATATTACGATGCAGAATAGTGTACCATCAGAGAAAGCATTTTCAAGGATCGAATTGCTATCTCTGCTAGTGATCATCTTTTTTGTCCTGGACAAGGACTGATCATCGATAAAATTTTGATGCATCACATCTCCTTTTTCAATGTTGTTTCAAACAAGTCTATAAAGAGGTAAGGGGTTATGATTTATTATCGAAATTAAAAGTATCAAATGCAACCAATAAGAAATGGACAGGCAAGAGACCATGTTGCATGAGAGTCTTACATTAAATGTTTGTTTCTAACAAGGCAAGGGCCAACAAAACCCAAGCCTCGAGTTGATTTATCCTGATTTGAACAAGAGAACCAATCAGATCTAACCACCTCCACATTTATGTTGAAGAAAGATTCATATTAGTAAAAAGGTAGGTACATCTTTATTATTCTTGGACTTTATCatatgaaatcaaatcaaagcaATTCATGAGACAATTTATAATTCAAATCTTGCTTATGTAACACAAAACCAATTTTCTCGACCCACTGCCAAGCTCTCATGTACCAATGTTTTTCTCTTGTGCCCTTGATCAATTTTGTTGACTAATTGATTCACTCTAAATCATAGTCCATACAAGTTCTCATGTGGAAGGGTGGCAAAGGTTAGAAAGACTAGAATTAGAGATGAAAACACTATTGGACCTAAACCTACGTAAAAGTGACCAGATGAGGCAAAATTGATTCAGATTATTTGTCAACGAGCCGAAAAGACAAACAAACGAATGTGTAACTAAAAGTATTTGCAAATTGGTAACAGTAAAAGGACAACAAAAGGGCTGAAAACGACCTAGGTTGAAGTAATGGGGAAGGACAACACTGCTTATAAGGGGGGAAAAACTGCTACGGCTTCAAATAGGGCAGAATGGGAGAACAGGACTAGCCAACCCTAATTAGTTGAGATAAGACTAAGTCAAGTCAAGTTGTGTTTGTTGAATTACATGTTTTAGATGCTTTTTCATTTCTGAGTTTTCTGATAATTGAATGATGTGATTGATTTCTCAATCAGAAGTTCAGAGGATATTATAAAGAGTAACTCCATGATATTATGGTTGAAGTAATGGTGATTCCATCGTTCAAaatttgaacccaaaaaaaaaaccctaaacccagaCTTAGAAAACGAACGTCAATCAACAGAATTTCACGGTTCTTCAATCAACAAAAGCTACAACCCTCAAAGAAGGGGACAATTAGTAGAACATCGAGGACATCATAGACACAATAAGCGAAACCCAAAATCCTTTCTCCCAAAGTCCAAATTTTGCAATCAATCGAACTTGACAAAAACGAAATTACAAGAAAATATATAACCCAATATCAAGTAACTTCTTAACAAAATCCCAAATTACAAGTTACGAAGAAGAAACAGGAACCAAACACAATAGGACAGGCGATAATCCGGAGAAAAAAATAGAGTAAACCTTGATTGGACAGACAATTTAGTTGTAGTAGAGTTCAAGGCCCATGCCGTCATGAATCTCATAGTCTTTTAGGGTGATGTGATCCTTATAGATGTTGTACCACTTCTGAATCCTGATCTTCTCAGCTCTCGTTCCCGTCTGAGCAGCAACGAGCTTCTTCAAGTCTCCGATGGTGTCATCGTCGTTGCACTTCACTCTAACTTTCTTTCCCAGACGATCGTTCAACACCACTTCAATCATCTTTCCCTGCTCTTCCTTCGCCTCTCTCTTCCCCTGCAATTCACCTTGGGAAGCAAGCAATCGAGAATTACTCAGTCAGACCAAAAGACTGGTTGCTCGTCTAAGGACTTCTTTGGTTCTTATAGGAGTTGGTCAACCAAAACCCGCGTGTTTGAGAAGGAATCTAATGTGTCCTGATCTTTGAAACAAGACACGTGGCGTGATATAAACGCTTTGATTATCTTTAAGTCGGTAGCTGACGCATCTTGTGGTTAGAATTTACCCCTactatataaaagaaaaaaaaaaaagatcacctAATCTTTtaccccttttctctttttttcaaggagagagatagacaaattCCGTAAGCCACACtctaaagaaagagagaaccaCTTCTCTATATTTTTATCGTTTTTACCATCATGAGGTCTAAGATGTGTTATctaactaaaaaacaaaaaaaatttcttgagaTCTAAGATGCTATTTATTTTAGACAATATAgaataggggtgcaagtttgggcTTGACGGCCTAATCCATCCTGAGCCTGAATAGGACCTGGGTTGAAATACCCTcgccctaagggcgggtcagaGTTGggaatttttggccctgagtcaaggtcggacAGGCCAGGATTGAGGTCTTCGATTGAGCCCAACCCGACCATGTCGTGTTCtttctgttctttcttcttattcttctttcttcttcttgctcttcctcttctttcttctttctctagaACCACCCCAATTCGAGATTTCAGAACACCAACTGaaatttcttcttgtttcttttctttctatctttgtacttcttcttcttcttcttcccaacctagccagcccatgcatctcccttcatCCCTCTCCCCATATTCATGGCCAatcaaggttagcccgacccaACTGGCGgctcagggttggatttttttggccttgagtcaggacctagctaaggggactcagggttgagcaggggttttaaaaggcctggCCCAACTTGACCATGTTAGCTATTGTAGCCCTAACTTAGAATATATAAACATGATGAATTTTATGGTTTAACGTCTTCAAATTCCCTAAGATAACATGTAAGTttctcaaaatgacaattaagAATTAATAATTACTAAATAAACAACTccatatatggttttaataCCATCACTAAACAAGTTTATAGAAAAAGACTAAAGATCCATAAGCTAAAACCTCTACAAGAGAAAATACCACCCAAAAACATAAACTATAGtcaagaacataaaaaaaaaaaaaaaaaacttgaacaCAAGAACATGAAATATACCCCTTGAAAGGTACTGGCGGTATTGGTTCTATCGGGTACCTAACCAGTATTTCGGTATTATCGTACtaattgttggaaaacacattcctccataaactaattttgatgataacaaacattaagattaatactaatattccaatctttaagcaagcttcatagtcagacgttggaagcatcaagcatccaggaaagacttgatcaacggagctcacaacagaagagttaaggaaaagaagaaatttgaaaattgaggaacatcttctaaaggaagccaagaattaacaagacaaagactctccaagaagattcaagtgcaatagaacacatttcactacatgtgcatatcacattgcacacacattgcattcacatgtaagagaccctaggaggaactcattcccatgccttagactcaagaaacatggccattaaagtgttagaaaaaaacctatgaagtccccaagcaagctggaccaaaaatccccttgacagacaatcaaaaaaataggataactgtctgtcggtcgacctacaaactctgtcggtcgacctacagaatataaaaaaatacagacctgtttccagtagtctgtcggttgcaaccgacagatctatcggtcgaccgacacttgtaggtcgatccataggtcgaccgacaatcgacctacagccccaaacttgggcttaacggctagttttttgatggtcgaccgacaactttataggtcgaccggcagtctaaaaatatgacagttttatatccgttggagaacaaacaaactccaacttttggctttataaaacacatccaaacaaggaacaaaatacatctttttgatagaaaaagtgcatagtacatttgagaaagtacaaaagtgagaatttgtcattgagctaaattattcaattcaaactcttcaaagagatattaccaagctgttaactctccactctctccaactcatgccatcaaggagagtcatctaggagactcaaggtgcatcactctcattcatatcattgagcaccatcactcaaagggtaaaagtgtcactactctttgataggtatttataccgaacttctattgtatttacttgtttatgcttttgatttgataaagcattattgtattaatctagactgtacttagattagtacaaggaccctctcatccttaagagattgaaaggatactcttgtcctggaactaagattgtaaggatcctcttatcctgtaaaaagagttgtaaaggtgtcatttcccacctattgtattgaaagggaaatactagtggaattctctcaaggttgagaggagtggatgtaggctaagttagccgaaccactataaatcttgtgcctcatttacttgctttttatatttaatataagtgtgcaaccaatcgaaaaagaggcaaaatccactagtggtaacctattcacccccctctaggttatccaacaattggtatcagagcgggagctcaaaactaagaccatattgtctttatattgtgctaaaaatgatccatggcatcatcatcatctacacaccaaattgagggctcaacacttctaggccaccatactttgatggtgaaggatttgcctttggaagtgtaggttcaaaaattatgtgtgtgctcatgatattgatgtatggtgtgattgaggaaggtcccttccaaatcacaaaagaagttggaggaagaattgt includes these proteins:
- the LOC122641318 gene encoding ubiquitin-like protein 5, giving the protein MIEVVLNDRLGKKVRVKCNDDDTIGDLKKLVAAQTGTRAEKIRIQKWYNIYKDHITLKDYEIHDGMGLELYYN